One segment of Carya illinoinensis cultivar Pawnee chromosome 13, C.illinoinensisPawnee_v1, whole genome shotgun sequence DNA contains the following:
- the LOC122292165 gene encoding uncharacterized protein LOC122292165, with the protein MDAGPSSNIVAHITERILFRRMIDIGLNPEESMKVMAFWMWLEAQSFKELVRKISSNNDKFLALITDEAKAVLSILDSGSTAPVLNNLCPITSIFSPFSIHEIFGDKESVSKGVTDVYNRVCCVIFKDLLEERGSKVRTSDEECGRAGDEKAVTRRVRQFGEGTSRKVAVLDLVEAFPDGVEKTWLPSSLGMSEGEGDAESVRFKLNPFAKEWNPAIERAPEEERCLFLTFSKGHALTGNQITNFFNRKYGQCVERVYVHSPAHFGKVVFETRSIPAIVMGKLEQAKFNVDSKPLWCKWFDPMKKGLAAKK; encoded by the exons ATGGACGCCGGGCCGTCTTCCAACATTGTCGCTCACATCACGGAAAGGATTCTGTTTCGACGTATGATCGATATTGGATTAAACCCAGAGGAGTCCATGAAAGTCATGGCCTTTTGGATGTGGCTGGAGGCCCAAAGCTTCAAAGAACTGGTGCGTAAGATATCCTCCAACAATGACAAATTTTTGGCATTGATCACTGACGAAGCCAAGGCAGTTCTGTCCATTCTGGACTCCGGTTCGACTGCACCAGTTTTAAACAATCTTTGTCCCATTACATCCATATTTTCCCCATTCTCCATCCATGAAATCTTTGGGGACAAAGAGAGCGTCTCCAAAGGGGTCACGGACGTTTACAACAGGGTTTGCTGCGTGATATTTAAGGACTTGTTGGAAGAAAGAGGTTCAAAAGTGAGGACTAGTGATGAAGAATGTGGTCGGGCAGGAGACGAGAAGGCTGTTACCAGAAGGGTGAGGCAATTTGGGGAAGGTACGAGCAGAAAAGTAGCTGTGCTGGACTTAGTTGAGGCTTTCCCAGATGGGGTTGAGAAAACTTGGCTGCCGAGTTCTTTGGGAATGAGCGAAGGGGAAGGTGATGCAGAGAGTGTTCGATTCAAACTAAATCCATTTGCTAAAGAATGGAATCCTGCAATAGAGCGTGCGCCAGAGGAAGAGAGGTGCTTGTTTCTGACTTTCTCTAAGGGCCATGCTCTAACTGGGAACCAAATCACCAACTTCTTTAACCG GAAATATGGGCAGTGTGTGGAAAGGGTCTATGTACACAGCCCGGCACATTTCGGGAAAGTAGTGTTCGAAACACGTTCGATACCAGCAATAGTCATGGGTAAACTTGAGCAGGCCAAGTTCAATGTCGATTCAAAACCCCTTTGGTGCAAGTGGTTTGACCCAATGAAGAAGGGTCTTGCTGCAAAGAAataa